A stretch of Oncorhynchus mykiss isolate Arlee chromosome 12, USDA_OmykA_1.1, whole genome shotgun sequence DNA encodes these proteins:
- the ctsla gene encoding cathepsin La precursor, protein MTALYLAVLVLCVSAVCAAPRFDSQLEDHWHLWKNWHSKHYHESEEGWRRMVWEKNLKKIEIHNLEHTMGKHSYRLGMNHFGDMTNEEFRQTMNGYKQTTERKFKGSLFMEPNYLQAPKAVDWREKGYVTPVKDQGSCGSCWAFSTTGAMEGQQFRKTGKLVSLSEQNLVDCSRPEGNEGCNGGLMDQAFQYIQDNAGLDTEESYPYVGTDEDPCHYKPEFSAANETGFVDIPSGKEHAMMKAVAAVGPVSVAIDAGHESFQFYESGIYYEKECSSEELDHGVLVVGYGFEGEDVDGKKYWIVKNSWSEKWGDKGYIYMAKDRKNHCGIATASSYPLV, encoded by the exons ATGACAGCACTGTACTTGGCAGTGTTGGTGCTCTGTGTGAGTGCTGTGTGTGCGGCTCCTAGGTTTGACTCTCAGTTGGAGGACCATTGGCACCTGTGGAAAAACTGGCACAGCAAGCACTACCATGAG AGTGAGGAGGGCTGGAGGAGGATGGTTTGGGAGAAAAACCTGAAGAAGATTGAGATTCACAACCTCGAACACACCATGGGAAAACACTCCTACCGTCTGGGCATGAACCACTTTGGTGACATG ACCAATGAAGAGTTCAGGCAGACGATGAACGGCTACAAGCAGACGACTGAGAGGAAGTTCAAGGGCTCTCTGTTCATGGAACCCAACTACCTGCAGGCACCTAAAGCTGTTGACTGGAGGGAGAAGGGCTACGTCACTCCCGTCAAGGACCAG GGATCATGTGGGTCTTGCTGGGCGTTCAGCACCACCGGGGCCATGGAGGGCCAGCAGTTCAGGAAGACTGGCAAGCTGGTGTCTCTGAGTGAACAGAACCTGGTGGACTGCTCCAGACCGGAGGGCAACGAGGGCTGTAACGGTGGGCTCATGGACCAGGCCTTCCAGTACATCCAAGACAACGCCGGCCTGGACACAGAGGAGTCCTACCCCTACGTCGGCACT GATGAGGACCCTTGCCACTACAAGCCAGAGTTCAGTGCTGCCAACGAGACTGGCTTTGTGGACATCCCCAGTGGCAAGGAGCATGCTATGATGAAGGCTGTGGCTGCAGTCGGTCCTGTCTCTGTTGCCATCGATGCCGGCCACGAGTCCTTTCAGTTCTATGAGTCTG GGATCTACTATGAGAAGGAGTGCAGCAGTGAGGAGTTGGACCATGGTGTTCTAGTGGTGGGATATGGTTTTGAAGGAGAAGATGTGGATGGCAAGAAATACTGGATTGTCAAGAACAG CTGGAGTGAGAAATGGGGAGACAAAGGCTATATCTACATGGCCAAAGACAGGAAGAACCACTGTGGTATCGCCACGGCATCCAGCTACCCACTGGTCTAG